The proteins below come from a single Candidatus Auribacterota bacterium genomic window:
- the preA gene encoding NAD-dependent dihydropyrimidine dehydrogenase subunit PreA, which produces MATTTVSELLSVDFCGLQFKNPFILASAPPTTTGEMIMRAFDAGWAGAVIKTVVPEGEPVINVAPRLASLTYEKKRMAVLQNIELTTDRGLKVWLKEMGQIKRRYPSHIVIGSIMAAGSVKKDWHELTRRVQDAGADMIECNLGCPHGMPERGMGSVCSQDPEITKHITQWVKDVARIPVMIKLTPNITDIKVTAKAAQAGGADAISAINTVAGLLGVDLDKIEPFPSVNGFSTYGGCSGPGMKPIALRAVCEIFKATHCPVSGIGGVSTWRDAAEFILLGATTVQVCTAAMHWGYRIIEDLCEGLANYMEDHRFSSIAEMVGLAAQKMTTHESLSRSYRLVSSIDKDLCIGCGLCHISCRDAAYQAVKWDAKKREPTVDEELCVGCGLCSHVCPIDGCVVLKESKVPLKKQL; this is translated from the coding sequence ATGGCAACCACAACCGTATCTGAGCTCCTCAGCGTCGACTTCTGCGGCCTGCAATTCAAAAACCCGTTTATCCTCGCCTCTGCCCCCCCCACGACGACGGGAGAGATGATCATGCGCGCCTTCGATGCGGGGTGGGCGGGCGCGGTCATCAAAACCGTCGTCCCCGAGGGGGAACCGGTTATCAATGTGGCGCCTCGTCTCGCCTCCCTCACCTATGAAAAGAAGCGGATGGCGGTCCTCCAGAACATAGAGCTCACCACCGACCGCGGCCTGAAGGTCTGGCTCAAGGAAATGGGCCAGATAAAAAGGCGCTACCCGTCGCACATCGTCATCGGGAGCATCATGGCCGCCGGATCGGTGAAAAAGGACTGGCATGAGCTCACCAGGCGCGTGCAGGACGCCGGGGCGGACATGATAGAGTGCAACCTCGGGTGCCCGCACGGCATGCCCGAGCGCGGCATGGGGAGCGTATGCAGCCAGGACCCCGAGATCACCAAGCACATCACCCAGTGGGTCAAGGACGTTGCGCGCATTCCGGTGATGATCAAGCTCACGCCAAATATCACGGATATCAAGGTGACCGCGAAGGCCGCACAGGCCGGCGGCGCCGACGCGATATCCGCGATCAACACCGTCGCGGGCCTCCTCGGCGTGGACCTCGATAAAATCGAGCCGTTTCCGTCGGTGAACGGCTTCAGCACCTACGGCGGGTGCTCCGGGCCGGGGATGAAGCCGATCGCGCTCAGGGCTGTCTGCGAGATCTTCAAAGCCACACACTGCCCCGTATCGGGGATCGGCGGGGTGAGCACGTGGCGCGACGCCGCTGAGTTTATCCTGCTCGGCGCGACCACCGTTCAGGTCTGCACCGCCGCGATGCACTGGGGCTACCGGATCATCGAGGACCTCTGCGAGGGGCTGGCCAACTACATGGAGGATCACCGCTTCAGCTCCATCGCCGAGATGGTCGGCCTCGCCGCACAAAAGATGACCACGCATGAATCGCTCAGCCGCAGCTACCGGCTCGTTTCCAGCATTGATAAGGATCTCTGCATCGGCTGCGGCCTCTGCCACATCTCCTGCAGGGACGCAGCGTACCAGGCGGTTAAATGGGACGCGAAGAAGCGCGAGCCCACCGTGGATGAAGAGCTCTGCGTCGGCTGTGGCCTCTGCTCGCACGTATGCCCCATCGACGGATGCGTC